The sequence GGCGAGAACCCGACCACACCCGGCAACCCCGGTACCCCGGGCACGGAGAACCCGACCACTCCCGGGACCCCGGGCACGCCGCCGGGCGGAAACCCCGGCACCCCCACAACCCCCGGTACGCCGGGCACGGAGAACCCGGGCACACCGGGTGGCGGCAACCCGGGCACCCCCGGTAACCCCGGCACCCCGGACGGCCCCGGCACCGGTACGCCGGGCACGCCCACCCTCCCCGGCCAGGGTTCCGTCACTCCCGTGACCCACCCCGGCCCCGGTACCGGCGGCGCACCCGGACTGGCCGCCACCGGCTCCGGTGACGTCCTCACGGCCGGTCTCCCGCTCGCCGGCGGCCTGCTGCTGGCCGGCGCGGTGCTCTACCGGCGGGCCCGCAGCGCCGCCTGACGGACGGCTCTCACGACGCGGGTCCCACTCCAGGGGCCCGCGTCACCACGTTGCGCGGACCTGGCGGATGATCCGGCGGCGCAGCCGCACACGGCGGCTGCCGTCCCGGTGCAGGGTCAGGCGGTCGAGCTCCCAGTTCCCGTACTCGGCATGATCGGTCAGCAGGCGCGTCGCCTCCTTGCGAGGAACGCCGCGGGCCACGTACACGTCGACAAATTCGTATTCCGGCATCGCATCTATTGTGCAAGCAGAGCCCTGCTACGGATAGCGTCTGCTCTATGTCTGATGCCGCTCTGCCCACTGTTGCCGAGGTACGCGCCGCCGCCGAGGCGGTCAAGGCCGCGCTCGACCGTCACCTCGCCGCGGTCGAGAGCAGGACCGGGGACGAGGACCCGGAGGTCTACGCAGCGTTCAACGAACTCGCCGCGGCGGCCGAGGAGTACGACGAACTCCTCTACGACCGGTACGACGAGGTCACCCCCTTCGAGATCCCCACCCCCGAGGACGGTGTCCCGTACACCGGGCCCGCCGATCCCACCGCGTTCAGCGTGCTCATCCGCCGTGACTACGCCGTGGTCGAAGCGCCGCGGCTGATCGCCCAGGCCGAGCGCGTCGCCGCGCACGACCGGGATGCGGAACTCGTCCAGGACGGTGGCACCGCGGGTGCGCTGGGTGTGCTCTTCGGGGAGTACGAGCCCGACGAGATCGCCTCCCGCTACAAGGAGTTCGGCCTGGAGGAGGGTGATTCCACGCTCTGGATCGCGGCCTCGGAGGAGGTGGCGGAACCGGGGGAGTGGCTCAACTCGCCCTTCGCGCACACCGATCCGGAAGACGTGCTGCACCGCTTCGACGTGAGCTCCGTCTTCGACGAGGAGAGCGACGAGTTCGACGAAGCGGCGGAGGAAG comes from Streptomyces sp. NBC_01408 and encodes:
- a CDS encoding DUF5703 family protein, yielding MPEYEFVDVYVARGVPRKEATRLLTDHAEYGNWELDRLTLHRDGSRRVRLRRRIIRQVRATW